GACTTCCCATCTTCTTAATCTGCTGAATCTGGTCCCTGAAATCTTCAAGAGTAAAGGCATTTTTCTGAAGCTTTTCAGCAAGTTTTTCCGCCTGCTTCTTGTCAACGACCTCTTCGGCTCTTTCAATGAGAGAGAGTACATCTCCCATGCCCAGTATTCTTGAGGCTAGACGGTCTGGGTGAAAAACCTCCAGAGCATCCAACTCTTCGCCAACACCAACAAATTTGATTGGGCAATCTGCTACTTTCTTTATGGAGAGTGCCGCACCACCACGCGCATCACCTTCCATCTTAGAGAGAACAACGCCAGTAATACTCAGCTGTGCGTGAAACTTCTCGGCAACTGAAACTGCATCCTGACCTGTCATAGCATCAGCAACCAGCAGAATTTCCGCCGGTGCCAACACCTTTTTAATATTTGACAATTCGGACATTAACGCTTCATCTACATGAAGACGACCGGCAGTATCTATTAAAAGTGTGTCGTATTTGTAGTGCTTTGCCGCCTCTAAAGCATTGCGGCATATATCAACAGGGTCATGCTCACTTTTTGAAGGATGAACAGGAACCTGGATCGCTTTACCAAGAACAGTAAGCTGCTCAATAGCAGCTGGCCGATAGACATCTGCCGGGACAAGATAGGGACTACGCCCCTTCTTCTTAAGCAATTTGGCCAGCTTAGCAGAGGTCGTGGTCTTCCCGGAACCCTGCAGACCAACCATCAAGATAATTGCAGGCGGTGAACCCGCCAGCATCAACTCTTCCGTCTTACCGCCAAGAAGCTCAATAAGAGCCTCGTGAACCAGCTTTATTATCTGCTGACCAGGAGACAGGCTCTGCAACACCTCGTGCCCGACAGCCTTTTCTGTAACTGACGCTATGAACTCTTTAACAACTTTAAAGTTAACATCAGCCTCAAGCAAAGCGATTCGAACTTCACGTAAAGCGTCTTCAATATTGGCCTCGGTCAGTTTCCCGTGACCACGCAACTTCTTAAAAACACCTTCTAACCGATCTGAAAGAGTATCAAACATAGTATCTACTATTGTATTTCTGGCATCAAGCAACAAAAAG
This window of the Desulfobulbaceae bacterium genome carries:
- the ffh gene encoding signal recognition particle protein, giving the protein MFDTLSDRLEGVFKKLRGHGKLTEANIEDALREVRIALLEADVNFKVVKEFIASVTEKAVGHEVLQSLSPGQQIIKLVHEALIELLGGKTEELMLAGSPPAIILMVGLQGSGKTTTSAKLAKLLKKKGRSPYLVPADVYRPAAIEQLTVLGKAIQVPVHPSKSEHDPVDICRNALEAAKHYKYDTLLIDTAGRLHVDEALMSELSNIKKVLAPAEILLVADAMTGQDAVSVAEKFHAQLSITGVVLSKMEGDARGGAALSIKKVADCPIKFVGVGEELDALEVFHPDRLASRILGMGDVLSLIERAEEVVDKKQAEKLAEKLQKNAFTLEDFRDQIQQIKKMGSLEQIMGMIPGLNKFKQMKNMPKPDERELVKVESIINSMTAEERRKHLIINASRRQRIAAGSGTSVQDVNKVIKSYSDMLKMMKKMKGPMFGGGPVSGQKKRKRPKGMRR